In Gossypium raimondii isolate GPD5lz chromosome 12, ASM2569854v1, whole genome shotgun sequence, a single window of DNA contains:
- the LOC128035295 gene encoding uncharacterized protein LOC128035295, with protein sequence MWENQHEYLPAREQIIIPELACVPEYMPWFRIHGKPYLLTPEERQRQLRVGRERHGPLNPRGQEYEGNPSTRPRHSAGSSSAAMEAPSPTRAPTQSPDAAIQQMVPTQSPFPMMPGMFPSPYMYPNPYMYPFPNPMAGWSQIPGSTSFPVMPSGPPITRPSPQEGSQGGPSGSPHFYQSPARHGFQTPSLFMMQTPPHSLFFEGGSSSQVRQADAEPEEQQSPPEEEQPPSEARGRRNPARNRRRPPCGTESPGHRH encoded by the coding sequence atgtgggaaaatcagCATGAGTATCTACCTGCTCGGGAACAAATCATCATTCccgagttagcgtgcgttccagaatacatgccatggtttaggatccatggaaagccgtatttacttacgccagaggagaggcagcggcaattacgtgtcggaagggaaaggcacgggcctctaaatccaagggGACAAGAGTACGAGGGCAAcccatcaacgaggcccagacattcagccggctcatcatcagcggccatggaAGCACCgtccccaacgagagcaccgacgcagtcacctgatgcagcaattcaacagatgGTACCCACGCAATcgcctttccctatgatgccaggtatgtttcctagcccttatatgtaccctaacccgtacatgtatccttttccgaatcctatggcaggttggagccaaatacCCGGATCAACTTCATTTCCTGTAATGCCGAGCGGACCACCGATAACTAGGCCATCACCGCAGGAGGGGTCGCAaggggggccgtcggggagcccTCATTTTTACCAATCGCCAGCAAGGCATGGCTTTCAAACTCCATCGCtgttcatgatgcaaacacctccacattcactattctttgaaggtggatcatcgtcccaagtccgacaagcggatgccgaaccggaagaacaacaatcaccacccgaggaagaacaaccgccgtcggaagctagaggaaggaggaatccagcacgtaaccgtcgacggccgccatgtggaaccgaatcccccggtcatagacattga